One Littorina saxatilis isolate snail1 linkage group LG14, US_GU_Lsax_2.0, whole genome shotgun sequence genomic region harbors:
- the LOC138946797 gene encoding serine-rich adhesin for platelets-like — MNNAGGPAGRVGLLVGSEVFWFFRVKSKKPSKKPSRKPSRKPSKKPSKKPSEESSKKPFKKPSEKSSKKPSKKPSEESSKKPSKKPSEESSKKPSKKPSAESSKKPSKKPSAESSKKPSKKSSDRSSKRFSKQSSPAHLPTYIQPEPMRLSTLFLTLLTWSVVSRDAGGKPIEMDETLIDVVTKALGGSDKDKTEALSIILELLAEIDLPSLCRSISGKSPQFTRVDDVINSAATAYGANTPPSSAQYKEKLVCRAEVHEAKLGAIQLGAIQLGAIQLGGNKPRGTKLAATLDDKDIAQFTKNLPLDEASMGDILKTSYQAGNVHNTKPYAQSRQTVSDDYNYYTKIHPLPQEYPDYSIMLPGNNQYDFFDVSDNLVYDITAAASSPNSDVTKEGTMDHTAARDASAVFFPDGLLAFSTIADDNTKLDDVIIRGSESLKSDAQLYAANRKMDPLRNAVDYISTVATTNDDSLDQEITTPFVPAASSVENVTSSSNVTNKNYVDSGENSTSSLVVTEGNNVTSNVTVTLSSNISQENITSSSNVTGTNATATEENTTSSTNVTGGGNTTDAEMTTFTDVTSADDIPTKMDDKITTTTISTETSQGNDTSEDPEAYIADSLNTTLTSPNDTESASNHSASDMNTTQASTRPSSSASTSTTTTSTTTTTTTTNATTGDSTTIDSNITTASKNNVTNSDATDSNITTASKNNVTNSDATDSNITTASKNNVTNSDATDSNITTAPKNNVTNSDATDSNITTASKNNVTNSDATDSNITTASKNNVTNSDATDSNTIDINSTDSITTGNNSTTEATSTTTTAATSTTTTTTTTATSESLNLQGNTTEANTAANVTEIAENNTTTQKPLTAEDIKGNFTDNKATIRSDLYHSLKIDMLTTDFETTESKVTHSEPAFNYNTAKDEETSKVTHSEPAFNYNTAKDEDTSKVTHSDPAFSYNTPKDEETNKVTHSEPAITYDTAKDEKTSKVTHSEPAISYNTPKDDETSKISQQPQSSNTDSENVKITTVSLNATTKLEAHSMKRANESSLNETELETTATDTVQSTDSPLNSAASGLAAYQLATFNETTFDSEATNTTQKATGVNDSEATKITQNATDVNDTIDLEGSNVTEGTTMLNTTLDVSTATNETTTAQTTSENSTSVETTDATGPTAYNTSSETQEITTISSTAAETISPSTPTTTTTTSSPTTTTSSPTTTTSSPTTTTSSPTTTTSSPTTTTSSPTTTTTQFADISTTALNLNPELQWWKPHPQAEDVKEILAEKSLEDKEKEEEHKRKMAFGEDKEKGEEEYERKMVSTENKEKEEYERKKVSAEPFTQWSGTEYQDKWSSFNLNRLASNKHTAGNFFNADIARPNYYGDKKPSYPSYSVNLREDNSHPPRWGSYLNALYTRPSVDSRKEGYLTTTTARSVNTKDKYNDRFGSSVKTKDMHNDGFGSSGLLKSKNVSPVRYHPAFDHAKAAPRSWSPFNPQMIVPNLGTLWGINPDPRVPSYDHRLRRYQKFHDQSKSSDSKYIVPSAKSLKAKDEQRSGHNEVSYNVKDDSSKLSQTDLDHLGVKQKTLWSEASSTSRLSPGKNKGYACPGLFGYFGDIMDCRSFFICSWGVPYRFHCPSGTLWNPDQSVCDWARNVQCSPK, encoded by the exons ATGCGGTTATCCACGTTATTCCTGACGCTACTGACGTGGAGCGTCGTATCACGTGACGCTGGGGGAAAGCCAATCGAAATGGACGAAACTTTGATTGACGTCGTCACTAAAGCATTGGGGGGAAGCGACAAAG ACAAGACGGAGGCACTGTCCATCATCCTGGAGCTGCTGGCCGAGATTGACCTGCCCTCCCTGTGTCGCTCCATCAGCGGAAAGTCGCCCCAGTTTACTCGTGTGGACGACGTCATCAACAGCGCCGCCACGGCCTATGGCGCGAACACACCGCCATCTAGCGCTCAATACAAGGAAAAGCTTG TGtgcagggccgaggtgcacgaagcaaaactgGGTGCCATCCAACTGGGTGCCATCCAACTGGGTGCCATCCAACTGGGTGGCAACAAGCCGCGGG GTACCAAACTAGCTGCAACACTGGACGATAAGGATATTGCCCAGTTCACCAAAAACCTGCCCCTGGACGAGGCGAGCATGGGCGACATCCTTAAGACGTCGTACCAGGCTGGTAACGTGCACAACACCAAGCCGTACGCACAGAGCCGTCAGACCGTCAGCGACGACTACAACTACTACACCAAGATCCACCCCCTCCCACAGGAGTACCCCGACTACAGCATCATGTTGCCTGGCAACAACCAGTACGACTTCTTTGACGTCAGCGATAACCTCGTCTATGACATCACTGCTGCTGCGTCATCACCCAACTCTGACGTCACAAAGGAAGGGACCATGGATCACACTGCGGCTCGGGATGCTTCTGCTGTCTTCTTCCCTGATGGTCTGCTGGCCTTCTCCACCATAGCCGATGACAACACGAAACTGGATGACGTCATCATCAGGGGGAGCGAGTCACTGAAGTCTGACGCTCAGCTGTACGCAGCCAATCGGAAGATGGACCCTCTGCGTAATGCAGTTGACTACATCTCCACTGTCGCTACCACCAACGATGACTCCCTCGACCAGGAGATAACTACTCCCTTTGTGCCTGCTGCGTCATCTGTCGAAAATGTTACGTCTTCATCCAACGTGACTAATAAGAATTATGTCGATAGTGGAGAGAATTCTACGTCATCTCTAGTCGTCACCGAAGGGAACAACGTCACAAGTAACGTCACTGTCACTTTATCTTCCAACATCAGTCAGGAGAACATAACATCATCTTCTAATGTAACTGGAACAAACGCCACTGCTACTGAAGAGAACACAACATCATCCACAAACGTCACAGGAGGAGGTAACACTACAGATGCAGAGATGACCACATTTACTGACGTCACCAGTGCCGATGACATCCCGACAAAGATGGATGACAAgatcacaaccacaaccattTCAACGGAAACATCTCAAGGAAACGATACGAGCGAAGACCCCGAAGCCTACATTGCAGATTCATTGAACACAACACTGACCTCACCCAATGACACAGAGTCTGCCAGCAACCACTCTGCTTCAGACATGAACACGACTCAAGCATCAACAAGGCCATCTTCGTCTGCTTCTACGAGTACTACCACTACTTCTACAACTActaccaccacaacaaccaaTGCCACCACCGGCGACAGCACGACTATTGACAGTAACATCACTACTGCCTCCAAGAACAATGTCACAAATAGCGATGCCACTGACAGTAACATCACTACTGCCTCCAAGAACAATGTCACAAATAGCGATGCCACTGACAGTAACATCACTACTGCCTCCAAGAACAATGTCACAAATAGCGATGCCACTGACAGTAACATCACTACTGCCCCCAAGAACAATGTCACAAATAGCGATGCCACTGACAGTAACATCACTACTGCCTCCAAGAACAATGTCACAAATAGCGATGCCACTGACAGTAACATCACTACTGCCTCCAAGAACAATGTCACAAATAGCGATGCCACTGACAGTAACACAATTGACATTAACAGCACCGACAGCATTACCACTGGCAATAACTCAACCACAGAAGCAACCAGCACCACAACCACAGCAGCaaccagcaccaccaccaccacaacaaccactGCAACATCTGAAAGTCTCAACCTGCAAGGGAACACGACTGAAGCGAACACAGCAGCAAATGTCACAGAGATCGCTGagaacaacaccaccacccagAAACCTCTCACCGCTGAAGACATCAAAGGAAACTTTACGGACAACAAAGCCACAATCAGATCAGACCTCTACCACTCTCTGAAGATCGACATGCTCACCACTGACTTTGAAACCACAGAAAGCAAAGTCACCCACAGTGAACCGGCTTTCAACTACAACACCGCAAAAGACGAGGAAACAAGCAAAGTCACCCACAGTGAACCGGCTTTCAACTACAACACCGCAAAAGACGAGGACACAAGCAAAGTCACCCACAGTGATCCAGCTTTCTCATACAACACTCCAAAAGACGAGGAAACAAACAAAGTCACCCACAGTGAGCCTGCTATCACCTACGACACCGCAAAAGACGAGAAAACAAGCAAAGTCACCCACAGCGAACCTGCTATCTCCTACAACACTCCAAAAGACGACGAAACAAGCAAAATCTCTCAGCAACCACAGTCTTCTAACACCGATTCTGAAAACGTGAAGATCACGACGGTGTCTCTGAACGCAACGACGAAGCTTGAAGCTCACAGCATGAAGCGGGCGAACGAGTCTTCCCTGAATGAAACGGAGCTGGAAACGACAGCAACCGACACTGTGCAGTCCACAGACAGTCCTTTGAACTCCGCAGCATCGGGTCTCGCTGCGTACCAACTCGCGACATTCAATGAAACGACGTTTGACAGTGAAGCAACGAATACCACACAAAAAGCTACTGGCGTGAATGACAGTGAAGCAACGAAAATCACACAGAATGCCACTGATGTCAATGACACCATCGACCTGGAGGGAAGCAATGTAACAGAAGGTACCACAATGCTAAACACAACGTTAGATGTTAGCACAGCCACGAACGAAACGACAACTGCTCAGACCACCAGCGAAAACTCCACAAGTGTCGAGACCACAGATGCAACAGGACCCACTGCTTACAATACTTCATCAGAAACACAAGAAATCACAACGATTTCTTCCACAGCAGCAGAGACAATCTCACCCTCCACCCCCACAACAACCACTACGACATCCAgcccaaccaccaccacatccagcccaaccaccaccacatccagcccaaccaccaccacatccagcccaaccaccaccacatccagcccaaccaccaccacatccagcccaaccaccaccacaacccaGTTCGCAGACATCAGCACCACCGCACTCAACCTCAACCCGGAGCTCCAGTGGTGGAAGCCTCACCCTCAAGCCGAAGACGTCAAGGAAATCCTGGCCGAGAAATCCCTGGAAGACaaagagaaggaagaagagcACAAGAGGAAGATGGCATTCGGAGAGGACAAGGAGAAGGGCGAAGAAGAATACGAGAGGAAAATGGTGTCCACAGAGAACAAGGAGAAGGAAGAGTATGAGAGAAAGAAGGTGTCCGCCGAGCCCTTCACGCAGTGGTCAGGGACGGAGTACCAGGACAAGTGGTCCAGCTTCAACCTCAACAGGCTAGCCTCCAACAAGCACACAGCCGGCAATTTCTTCAACGCCGACATCGCCCGACCCAACTACTACGGCGACAAGAAACCCAGCTACCCCAGCTACTCAGTGAACCTCCGTGAGGACAACAGCCACCCGCCTCGCTGGGGGAGCTACCTCAACGCTCTCTACACACGACCCAGCGTGGACAGCAGGAAGGAAGGCTacctcaccaccaccaccgcccgCTCCGTCAACACAAAGGACAAATACAATGATCGGTTCGGAAGCTCCGTCAAGACCAAGGACATGCACAACGACGGGTTCGGAAGCTCGGGCTTGCTTAAGTCTAAGAATGTGTCCCCAGTGCGCTACCACCCGGCCTTTGACCACGCCAAGGCTGCTCCACGAAGCTGGTCCCCCTTCAACCCCCAGATGATCGTCCCCAACCTGGGCACGCTGTGGGGCATCAACCCGGACCCCCGGGTGCCCAGCTACGACCATCGTCTCCGCCGCTACCAGAAGTTCCACGACCAGTCCAAGAGCTCCGACTCTAAATACATCGTCCCCAGCGCCAAGAGCCTCAAGGCCAAGGACGAACAGAGGTCGGGTCACAACGAGGTCAGCTAcaatgtcaaggacgacagcAGCAAGCTGAGCCAGACTGACCTGGATCATCTCGGTGTGAAGCAGAAGACTTTGTGGTCTGAGGCGTCGTCCACATCAAGATTGTCGCCAGGCAAGAACAAAG GATACGCGTGCCCCGGACTGTTCGGGTACTTCGGGGACATCATGGATTGTCGTAGCTTCTTCATCTGCAGTTGGGGCGTTCCTTACAGGTTCCACTGTCCATCTGGCACCCTCTGGAACCCCGACCAGTCCGTCTGTGATTGGGCCAGAAACGTCCAGTGTAGTCCCAAGTAA